The DNA window ggggctcacggtgcattcggacccagggacagcaactgggcacggggttcctgttgcagtcggacccagcgacaggaactgtgcacggggctcccggtaaggtcggacccagggacaggaactgggcacgggtctcccggatggtcggacccagggacagtaaatgggcaatGGGCTCCCggtatggtcggtcccagcgacacagagacggtaactatgcacggggctaccggtgtagtcggacccagggacaggaactgggcacggggctcccggttggtcagagcaagggacaggaaatgggcacggggctcccggatggtcggacccagggacaggaattGGGCATggggttcccggttggacgaacccagggacagggactgcgcacaaggatcccggttggtcggacccagggacaggaactgggcacgtggctcccggtgtggtcggtcccagcaacacagagacggtaactgtgcacggggcaaccggtgtagtcggacccagggacaggaactggtcacggtgttctcggttggacggacccaaggacagggactgggcacgaggctcccgattggtcggacccacggacaggaactgggcacggggttcctggttggacgaacccagcgaCAGGGACTGTGCACAAGGATCCCGATTGGTCGGACCcacggacaggaactgggcacggggctcctggttggtcggacccagggaaatgaactgggcacggggctcccggttggtcggacccagggacgggaactgtgcacggggctatcggttggtcggacccagggaaatgaactgggcactgggctcccggatggtcggacccagggacagtaaatgggcacggggctcccggtctGTTCGGTCCCAgtgacacagagacggtaactatgcacggggctaccggttggtcggacccagggacaggaactgcgcacgaggatcccggttggtcggacccagggacaggaactgggcacgtggctcccggtgtggtcggtcccagcgacacagagacgttaactatgcacggggctaccggtgtagtcggacccagggacagtaaatgagcacggggctcccgttgtgttcggtcccagcgacacagagtcgggaactgtgcacggggtcccggtgtagtcgttcccagcaacacaaaggctggaactgtgcacggggctcccggtgtagtcgctcacagcaacacagaggcggggactgtgcacggggctcccggttggtcggacccagggacaggaactgcgcacgaggatcccggttggtcggacccagggacaggaactgggcacggggctcctgtttggtcggacccagggacaggaactgatcacggggctcccggttggtcggacccagcgacacagacacggtaactgtgcacggggctaccggtgcagtcggacccagggacaggaactgggtacggggttctctgtgagacggacctaaggacagcgacggggcacgaggcacgaagctcccagttggtcggacccagagatgggaactgtgcacagggctaccggtgtagtcggacccagggacaggaactgggcacggggttccgggttggacgaacccagggacagagactgcgcacgaggatcccggttggtcggacccagggacaggaactgggcacggggttcccgttacagtcggacccagggacaggaactgtgcacggggctcccggtaaggtcggacccagggacagtaaatgggcatggggctcccggtatggtcggtcccagcgacacagagacggtaactatgcacggggctaccggtgtagtcggacccagggacaggaactgggcacggggctcccggttggtcagagcaagggacaggaaatgggcacggggctcccggatggtcggacccagggacagtaaatgggcatggggctcccggtgtggtcggtcccagcgacacagagacagtaactatgcacggggctaccggtgtagtcggaccaagggacaggaactgggcacagggttcctggttggacgaacccagggacagggactgcgcacaaggatcccggttggtcggacccagggacaggaactgggcacgtggctcccggtgtggtttgtcccagcaacacagagacggtaactgtgcacggggcaacCGGTggagtcggacccagggacagggactgggcacgaggctcccgattggtcggacccacggacaggaactgggcacggggttcctggttggacgaacccagcgacagggcacggggctcccggtgtagtcgctcccagcatcagagacggaaactgggcacgggttcccgattggtcggacccagggacaggaactgggcacgtggctcctggtatggtcggtcccagcgacacaaaGACGGTAACTGTGTACGGGTCTACCGGTgtattcggacccagggacaggaactgggcacggggttctcggttggacggacccaaggacagggactgggcacgaggctcccggttggtcggacacagggacaggaactgggcacggggctcccggttggtcggacccagggacaggaactgggcacggggctcccagttggttggacgcagggacaggaactgggcacggggcacccagtgtggtctgtcccagcgacacagagtcgggaactgtgcacggggtcccggtgtagtcgttcccagcaacagaggctggaactgtgcacggggctcccgttgtactcgctcacagcaacacagaggcggggactgtgcacggggctcccggtgtagtcggacccagggacaggaactgggcacggggctcctggttggtcggacccagggacaggaactgaacacggggctcccggttggtcggacccagggacatgaactgggctggtcggacccagggacaggacctgtgcacggggctcccggtgaggtcggacccagggacaggaactgggcacggggctcccggtgtagtcgctcccaataatagagacgggaactgggcacggggctcccggtgtagtcgttcccagcaacagaggctggaactgtgcacggggctcccgttgtactcgctcacagcaacacagaggcggggactgtgcacggggctcccggtgtagtcggacccagggacaggaactgggcacggggctcctggttggtcggacccagggacaggaactgaacacggggctcccggttggtcggacccagggacatgaactgggcacggggctcccggttgggcacggggctcccggatggtcggacccagggacaggacctgtgcacggggctcccggtgaggtcggacccagggacaggaactgggcacggggctcccggtgtagtcgctcccaataatagagacgggaactgggcacggggctcccggtgtagtcgctcccagcatcagagacggaaactgggcacgggttcccggatggtcggacacagagacaggaactgggcacggtgctcccgcttggtcggagcaagggacaggaactgggcaaggggcacccagtgtggtcggtcccagcgacagagacgggaactgtgcacggggtcccagtgtagtcgttcccagcaacacagaggctggaactgtgcacggggctcccggtgtagtcgctcccagcatcagagacggaaactgggcacgggttcccggatggtcggacacagagacaggaactgggcacggtgctcccgcttggtcggagcaagggacaggaactgggcaaggggcacccagtgtggtcggtcccagcgacagagacgggaactgtgcacggggtcccagtgtagtcgttcccagcaacacagaggctggaactgtgcacggggctcccggtgtagtcgctcccagcaaCAGAGGCggaaactgtgcacggggctcccattgtagtcggacccagggacaagaactgcgCACAGGGTTCCCGGTCGGtcggagcaagggacaggaactgggttcggggctaccggtgtagtcagacccagggacaggaactcggcacggggttcccggttggtctaacccagggacagagactgcgtacggggctcccggttggtcggacgcagggacaggaactgggcacggggctcccggttggtcggacccagggtcaggaactgggcacggagcttcCGCATGGTCGGACCCAGGGTCAGGAATTGGGcacagggctcccagttggtcggacccagggacaggaactgggcacggggctcccagttggtcggacccagggacaggaactgggcacggggctcccggttggtgggacccagggacaggaactgggcacggggctcccggttggtggGACCcggggacaggaactgggcacggggctcccggttggtcggacccagggacaggaactgggcacggggctcctggTTGGACGgaaccagggacaggaactgatcacggggctcccggttggtcggacccagggaaatGAAcggggcacggggctcccggttggtcggatccagggacgggaactgtgcacggggctatcggttggtcggacccagggaaatGAACTGGGCATTGGGCTCCCGGATGGtcagacccagggacagtaaatgggcacggggctcccggtctgttcggtcccagcgacacagagacggtaactatgcacggggctaccggttggtcggacccagggacaggaactgggcacgtggctcccggtgtggtcggtcccagcgacactgAGACGTTAACTATGCACGgagctaccggtgtagtcggacccagggacaggaactgggcacggggttgtCGGTTAGACAGACCGAAGGATAGGgacggggcacgaggctcccggttggtcggacccagggacaggaactgtgcatgggaCTCCCGGTGAGCTCGGtccaagggacaggaactgggtacggggctcccggtgtagtcgctcccagcaaCAGAGACGGGAattgggcacggggctcccggtgtagtcgctcccaggatcagagatgggaactgggcacggggctcccggttggtcagagcaagggacaggaactgggcacgtggctcccggtgtggtcgatcccagcgacacagagacgttAACTATGCActgggctaccggtgtagtcggacccagggacaggaactgggcacggggttgtCGGTTAGACAGACCGAAGGATAGGGACGGGGTACGAGGCTCCCGGttcgtcggacccagggacaggaactgtgcatggggctcccggtgaggtcggtccaagggacaggaactgggtacggggctcccggtgtagtcgctcccagcaacagagacgggaactgggctcggggctcccggtgtagtcgctcccaggatcagagatgggaactgggcacggggttcccggttggTCTGACCAAGacacaggaactgggcacggggctcccggttggtcagagcaagggacaggaactgggcacggggctcccggtgtagtcgctcccagcaacagagacgggaactgggcacggggctcccggttggtcagagcaagggacaggaactgggcacggggctcccggatggtcggaaccagggacagtaaatgggcacggggctcccggattggtcggtcccagcgacacagagacggtaactatgcacggggcgaccagtgtagtcggacccagggacaggaaatgggcacagggttcccggttggacgaacccagggacagggagtgcgcacaaggatcccggtaggtcggacccagggacaggaactgtgcatggggcTCCAGGTGTAGTCGctcacagcaacacagaggcggggactgtgcacggggctcccggtgtcgtcggacccagggacaggaactgggcacggggctccttgTTGgacggacccagggacaggaactgatcacggggctcccggttggtcggacccagggaaatGAAcggggcacggggctcccggttggtcggaccccgggacgggaactgtgcacggggctatcggttggtcggacccagggaaatgaactgggcactgggctctcggatggtcggacccagggacaggaactgggcacagggctctCGGTTGGTGGGACCCAgtgacaggaactgtgcacggggcacccagtgtggtctttcccagcgacacagagtcgggaactgtgcacggggtcccggtgtagtcgttcccagcaacacaaaggctggaactgtgcacggggctcccggtgtagtcgctcacagcaacacagaggcggggactgtgcacggggctcccggtgtagtcggacccagggacaggaactgggcacggggctcctggTTGGACGgaaccagggacaggaactgatcacggggctcccggttggtcggacccagggaaatGAAcggggcacggggctcccggttggtcggatccagggacgggaactgtgcacggggctatcggttggtcggacccagggaaatGAACTGGGCATTGGGCTCCCGGATGGtcagacccagggacagtaaatgggcacggggctcccggtctgttcggtcccagcgacacagagacggtaactatgcacggggctaccggttggtcggacccagggacaggaactgggcacgtggctcccggagtggtcggtcccagcgacactgAGACGTTAACTATGCACGgagctaccggtgtagtcggacccagggacaggaactgggcacggggttgtCGGTTAGACAGACCGAAGGATAGGgacggggcacgaggctcccggttggtcggacccagggacaggaactgtgcatgggaCTCCCGGTGAGCTCGGtccaagggacaggaactgggtacggggctcccggtgtagtcgctcccagcaaCAGAGACGGGAattgggcacggggctcccggtgtagtcgctcccaggatcagagatgggaactgggcacggggttcccggttggtcggacccagggacagtaactgggcacggggctcccggttggtcagagcaagggacaggaactgggcacgtggctcccggtgTATTCGCTCCCAGCAAcagagacgggaactgggcacggggcacccgGTTGGTAagagcaagggacaggaactgggcacggggctcccggatggtcggaaccagggacagtaaatgggcacggggctcccggagtggtcggtcccagcgacacagagacagtaactatgcacggggctaccagtgtagtcggacccagggacaggaactgggcacggggctcccggtgtagtcggaaccagggacaggaactgatcACGGGGCTCCCgcttggtcggacccagggacgggaactgtgcacggggctatcggttggtcggacccagggaaatgaactgggcactgggctcacggatggtcggacccagggacagtaaatgggcacggggttcccgttctgttcggtcccagcgacacagagacggtaactatgcacggggctaccggttggtcggacccagggacaggaactgggcacgtggctcccggtgtggtcggtcccagcgacacagagacgttaactatgcacggggcttccggtgtagtcggacccagggacaggaactgatcacggggctcccggtaggtcggacccagggaaatgaactgggcacggggctcccggttggtcggacccagggacgggaactgtgtacggggctatcggttggtcggacccagggaaatgaactgggcactgggctcccggatggtcggacccagggacagtaaatgggcacggaTTTGTCGGTTAGACAGACCGAAGGATAGGGACGGGGTACGAGGCTCCCGCttcgtcggacccagggacaggaactgtgcatggggcTCCTGGTGAGGTCGGtccaagggacaggaactgggtacggggCTCCCGGTGGAGTCGCTCCCAGCAACAGAGACGGGatctgggcacggggctcccggtgtagtcgctcccagaatcagagatgggaactgggcacgggattcccggttggtcggacccagacacaggaactgggcacagggctcccggttggtcagagcaagggacaggaactgggcacggggctcccggatggtcggaaccagggacagtaaatgggcacggggctcccggagtggtcggtcccagcgacacagagacggtaactatgcacggggctaccggtgtagtcggacccagggacaggaaatgggcacggggttcccggttggacgaacccagggacagggacagggactgcgcacaaggatcccggttggtcggacccagggacaggaactgtgcatggggctcccggtgaggtcggacccagggataggaactgggcacggggctcccggtgtagtcgctcacagcaacagacgggaactgggcacggggctcccggtgtagtcgctcacagcatcagagacgggaactgggcacggggttcccggttggtcggacccagagacaggaactgggcatggggctcccggttggtcggacccaggaacAGAACACGGGGCTccaggttggtcggacccagggacaggaactgaacacggggctcccggttggtcggacccagggacagaaactgggcacggggctactGGTTGGTcagacccagagacaggaactgggcacggggctcccaatTGGTCGGAgtaagggacaggaactgggctcggggctcccggttggtcggacccagggacagaaACTGGGCACGGGGCCACTGgctggtcggacccagagacaggaactgggcacggggctcccaatTGGTCGGACCCAGTGACAGGAACagaacacggggc is part of the Narcine bancroftii isolate sNarBan1 chromosome 12, sNarBan1.hap1, whole genome shotgun sequence genome and encodes:
- the LOC138746634 gene encoding putative per-hexamer repeat protein 5, encoding MHGATGVVGPRDRNWARGSRLVRARDRKWARGSRMVGPRDKQGTGNGHGAPGWSDPGTGIGHGVPGWTNPGTGTAHKDPGLGTGHGAPGVVGPNDTKMGTVHGTHGAFRPRDSNWARGSRCSRTQGQELCTGLPGQELGTGLQVGLTQGQELGTGHPVGRTQGQELGTWLPVWSVPATQTRTGTGHGAPGWSDPGTGTGHGAPGWQDPGTGTGHVAPGVVGPSDTDTSKGQEMGTGLPDGRTQGQELGMGFPVGRTQGQGLRTRIPELGTGFLVGRTQRQGLCTRIPIGRTHGQELGTGLLVGRTQGNELGTGLPQHRDGNCARGNRWSRTQGQGLGTRLPIGRTHGQELGTGTGHVAPGMVGPSDTKTVTVYGSTGVFGPRDRNWARGSRLDGPKDRDWGQELGTGLPVGRTQGQELGTELPHGRTQGQELGTGLPVGRTQGQELGTGLPVGRTQGQELGTGLPVGGTQGQELGTGLPVGGTRGQELGTGLPVGRTQGQELGTGLLVGRNQGQELITGLPVGRTQGNERGTGLPVGRIQGRELCTGLSVGRTQGNELGIGLPDGQTQGQ